One Salvelinus sp. IW2-2015 linkage group LG4q.2, ASM291031v2, whole genome shotgun sequence DNA window includes the following coding sequences:
- the rsrp1 gene encoding arginine/serine-rich protein 1 isoform X2: MKTDGKDSHVQMTQAPQSERISLIFDQDAQSSSSCSRYPSRSSHTSSQSSGSRRQVKRNNARRVRHRSSTSSSSSRSSHSSNSSPRTRPRSRSHPRCHRASSSSRCCRQHRQANGHRRHRSPSRCYRAHSRSYSPSSSPDRPHRHSSRSRSASWSRVHRGFVGRYKCRFSGSPNRSHKTYTSRPTSSGRSVVSLSIEEKGELRTTKANTTQVLGMEQLDVPESVKPILEEQQLKTRLATPEPEEWVRPEPLPQKSLSQQNSDIEPEDAPSPNMSPKKKMISFSIHNSVAKPTAIVASTTSKVAHRVENYTASRNPFGHWVPVRKTVHSSFCRTLRKH; encoded by the exons ATGAAGACCGACGGGAAGGATTCACATGTTCAAATGACACAGGCCCCTCAGAGTGAACGGATAAGTTTGATCTTTGATCAGGATGCCCAATCCAGCTCTTCCTGTTCTCGTTACCCATCTAGAAGTAGTCATACCAGTAGCCAGTCCTCTGGCTCTAGACGACAAGTTAAGCGAAATAATGCTCGTAGGGTACGTCACAGGTCCTCCACCAGTTCTTCGTCCTCCAGATCATCCCACTCATCCAACAGCAGCCCTCGAACCCGTCCCAGGTCCCGATCACACCCGCGCTGCCACAGAGCCTCCTCCAGCTCACGCTGCTGCCGTCAACATCGACAGGCCAATGGACATAGGCGCCACCGCTCACCATCACGCTGTTACAGGGCCCACTCACGCTCCTACAGCCCTTCTTCTTCCCCAGACAGGCCACACCGCCACAGTTCCCGCTCCAGGTCAGCCAGCTGGAGCAGGGTTCATAGGGGGTTTGTGGGCAGGTACAAGTGCAGGTTTTCTGGATCACCCAACAGAAGCCACAAGACCTACACGAGCCGCCCCACATCTTCAGGACGCTCAGTCGTCAGCCTCAGTATAGAGG AAAAGGGGGAACTCAGGACTACGAAAGCCAATACCACCCAGGTACTGGGGATGGAGCAACTGGACGTTCCTGAGAGTGTGAAGCCCATCCTGGAGGAGCAGCAACTGAAAACCAGACTAGCCACACCAGAACCAGAGGAATGGGTGAGACCAGAGCCACTCCCTCAAAAGAGTCTATCACAG CAGAACAGTGACATAGAGCCTGAGGATGCACCAAGCCCTAATATGTCTCCCAAGAAAAAGATGATCTCATTCAGTATTCAT AATTCAGTGGCCAAGCCCACAGCCATTGTTGCTTCCACCACATCAAAGGTAGCACACAGAGTGGAGAACTACACAGCGAGCAGGAACCCCTTTGGTCACTGGGTCCCAGTCAGAAAAACGGTCCAYTCCTCCTTTTGTCGCACTTTGCGCAAACACTAA
- the rsrp1 gene encoding arginine/serine-rich protein 1 isoform X1, with translation MRSYTRRMFMMKTDGKDSHVQMTQAPQSERISLIFDQDAQSSSSCSRYPSRSSHTSSQSSGSRRQVKRNNARRVRHRSSTSSSSSRSSHSSNSSPRTRPRSRSHPRCHRASSSSRCCRQHRQANGHRRHRSPSRCYRAHSRSYSPSSSPDRPHRHSSRSRSASWSRVHRGFVGRYKCRFSGSPNRSHKTYTSRPTSSGRSVVSLSIEEKGELRTTKANTTQVLGMEQLDVPESVKPILEEQQLKTRLATPEPEEWVRPEPLPQKSLSQQNSDIEPEDAPSPNMSPKKKMISFSIHNSVAKPTAIVASTTSKVAHRVENYTASRNPFGHWVPVRKTVHSSFCRTLRKH, from the exons ATGAGAAGTTACACAAGACGCATGTTTATG ATGAAGACCGACGGGAAGGATTCACATGTTCAAATGACACAGGCCCCTCAGAGTGAACGGATAAGTTTGATCTTTGATCAGGATGCCCAATCCAGCTCTTCCTGTTCTCGTTACCCATCTAGAAGTAGTCATACCAGTAGCCAGTCCTCTGGCTCTAGACGACAAGTTAAGCGAAATAATGCTCGTAGGGTACGTCACAGGTCCTCCACCAGTTCTTCGTCCTCCAGATCATCCCACTCATCCAACAGCAGCCCTCGAACCCGTCCCAGGTCCCGATCACACCCGCGCTGCCACAGAGCCTCCTCCAGCTCACGCTGCTGCCGTCAACATCGACAGGCCAATGGACATAGGCGCCACCGCTCACCATCACGCTGTTACAGGGCCCACTCACGCTCCTACAGCCCTTCTTCTTCCCCAGACAGGCCACACCGCCACAGTTCCCGCTCCAGGTCAGCCAGCTGGAGCAGGGTTCATAGGGGGTTTGTGGGCAGGTACAAGTGCAGGTTTTCTGGATCACCCAACAGAAGCCACAAGACCTACACGAGCCGCCCCACATCTTCAGGACGCTCAGTCGTCAGCCTCAGTATAGAGG AAAAGGGGGAACTCAGGACTACGAAAGCCAATACCACCCAGGTACTGGGGATGGAGCAACTGGACGTTCCTGAGAGTGTGAAGCCCATCCTGGAGGAGCAGCAACTGAAAACCAGACTAGCCACACCAGAACCAGAGGAATGGGTGAGACCAGAGCCACTCCCTCAAAAGAGTCTATCACAG CAGAACAGTGACATAGAGCCTGAGGATGCACCAAGCCCTAATATGTCTCCCAAGAAAAAGATGATCTCATTCAGTATTCAT AATTCAGTGGCCAAGCCCACAGCCATTGTTGCTTCCACCACATCAAAGGTAGCACACAGAGTGGAGAACTACACAGCGAGCAGGAACCCCTTTGGTCACTGGGTCCCAGTCAGAAAAACGGTCCAYTCCTCCTTTTGTCGCACTTTGCGCAAACACTAA
- the rsrp1 gene encoding arginine/serine-rich protein 1 isoform X3, giving the protein MRSYTRRMFMMKTDGKDSHVQMTQAPQSERISLIFDQDAQSSSSCSRYPSRSSHTSSQSSGSRRQVKRNNARRVRHRSSTSSSSSRSSHSSNSSPRTRPRSRSHPRCHRASSSSRCCRQHRQANGHRRHRSPSRCYRAHSRSYSPSSSPDRPHRHSSRSRSASWSRVHRGFVGRYKCRFSGSPNRSHKTYTSRPTSSGRSVVSLSIEEKGELRTTKANTTQVLGMEQLDVPESVKPILEEQQLKTRLATPEPEEWVRPEPLPQKSLSQQNSDIEPEDAPSPNMSPKKKMISFSIHVVSLPRRLLVECNVRQVVRALD; this is encoded by the exons ATGAGAAGTTACACAAGACGCATGTTTATG ATGAAGACCGACGGGAAGGATTCACATGTTCAAATGACACAGGCCCCTCAGAGTGAACGGATAAGTTTGATCTTTGATCAGGATGCCCAATCCAGCTCTTCCTGTTCTCGTTACCCATCTAGAAGTAGTCATACCAGTAGCCAGTCCTCTGGCTCTAGACGACAAGTTAAGCGAAATAATGCTCGTAGGGTACGTCACAGGTCCTCCACCAGTTCTTCGTCCTCCAGATCATCCCACTCATCCAACAGCAGCCCTCGAACCCGTCCCAGGTCCCGATCACACCCGCGCTGCCACAGAGCCTCCTCCAGCTCACGCTGCTGCCGTCAACATCGACAGGCCAATGGACATAGGCGCCACCGCTCACCATCACGCTGTTACAGGGCCCACTCACGCTCCTACAGCCCTTCTTCTTCCCCAGACAGGCCACACCGCCACAGTTCCCGCTCCAGGTCAGCCAGCTGGAGCAGGGTTCATAGGGGGTTTGTGGGCAGGTACAAGTGCAGGTTTTCTGGATCACCCAACAGAAGCCACAAGACCTACACGAGCCGCCCCACATCTTCAGGACGCTCAGTCGTCAGCCTCAGTATAGAGG AAAAGGGGGAACTCAGGACTACGAAAGCCAATACCACCCAGGTACTGGGGATGGAGCAACTGGACGTTCCTGAGAGTGTGAAGCCCATCCTGGAGGAGCAGCAACTGAAAACCAGACTAGCCACACCAGAACCAGAGGAATGGGTGAGACCAGAGCCACTCCCTCAAAAGAGTCTATCACAG CAGAACAGTGACATAGAGCCTGAGGATGCACCAAGCCCTAATATGTCTCCCAAGAAAAAGATGATCTCATTCAGTATTCAT gtagtcagcctgccacgcaggctcctcgtggagtgcaatgtaaggcaggtggttagagcgttggactag
- the tmem50a gene encoding transmembrane protein 50A, with product MSGFLDSVRCGDCECNVDWGERRNTMASIAAGVLFFTGWWIIIDAAVKYPDEAVFHHAYHTCGVIATVAFLMINAVSNGQVRGDSYSEGCIGQTGARVWLFIGFMLAFGSLIASMWILFGGFVVPKKPVVYPGIAVFFQNAFIFFGGLVFKFGRTEDLWQ from the exons ATGTCAGGGTTTTTGGACAGCGTCCGGTGCGGAGACTGCGAGTGCAATGTGGACTGGGGAGAGAGGCGAAACACCATGGCATCTATAGCTGCTGGAGTCTTG TTTTTCACTGGTTGGTGGATAATCATTGATGCAGCTGTGAAATATCCAGATGAGGCGGTCTTCCATCATGCCTATCACACCTGTGGAGTCATCGCTACTGTGGCTTTTCTCAT GATCAATGCTGTCTCGAATGGCCAGGTGAGAGGGGACAGCTACAGTGAAGGTTGCATTGGGCAGACAG GAGCTCGTGTGTGGCTCTTCATTGGCTTCATGCTGGCGTTCGGCTCTCTCATCGCTTCCATGTGGATCCTGTTTGGAGGCTTCGTAGTGCCCA AGAAACCTGTTGTATATCCTGGTATTGCGGTTTTCTTCCAAAATGCATTCATTTTCTTTGG GGGCTTGGTGTTTAAGTTTGGACGCACTGAAGACTTGTGGCAGTAA